GGAATAGGTTTATCAGACGCCCCGTCATTTCCCCCCATTGGTGAACTGCAGCCGGTGACGAACAAAATTACCGCCAGGAAACAGGTTCCAAGAATTACATTTTTCATAGACTCCTCCTCAATTGAGTTCCAAATTTATTTTACATATTGTATTGACTTATCGAAAGTCGGAGTCGATGATACATAAAATCTTGATTTGACTCAAGCGGACAAATGTCCTATAGAGCACTATAAAAAATGGACGAAACAATATAAAAAAAATCAACATACCATGAAAAAAATAAGCAACAATTACTTTGTTTATTTCCAGGTTATCTATTAAAATTCAATTGCATTATCCTAAAAAATATTTTCATCCAATGCCCTGCTTCCAACATCACCTACCTACCATTTTTTTATACTTTCCGGGTACCGGGAACCCTGTATCGAGATATTCCCCAATGCGCGCTCGATCTCTTCCAGGTCGTCCTTTGTAAGATCGACCTCAACGGACCCGAGGTTCTCTTCCAGCCGTTCGAGTTTCCTGGTGCCCGGAATGGGAACGATCCACGGTTTCCGCTAAAGCAGCCATGCGAGGGCGATCTGTGCGGGAGCAGCGTGCTTCCTTTTTGCAATGTTTTCGAGCAGTTCGACCAGCGCCTTGTTCGCCTTGATGGCCTCCGGGGTGAAACGGGGTAAAGTCATGCGAAAATCTTTTTCATCGAATGCGGTTTTTTCATTTATTTTTCCGGTGAGGAAACACCTGCCCAGGGGGCTGAATGGGACTAACCCGATGCCGAGCTCTTCCAAAACCGGCAGTATTTCCGTCTCCGGTTCCCTCCACCACAGGGAGTATTCACTCTGTACCGCGGTAACGGCTTGAACCGTGTCGGCACGGCGAATGGTACCCGCCCCCGCCTCCGAAAGCCCGAAATGTCCTACTTTACCTTCCGCGATCAAATCTTTTACCGTCCCGGCAACGTCTTCGATCGGTACGTCCGGGTCGACGCGGTGTTGGTAGAACAGATCGATTATCTCCACCCGGAGCCGTTTGAGCGAGGCCTCCGCCACCCCCCGGATATGTTCCGGACGGCTGTCAAGCCCGATCCACCGTTCCTTTCCTTCGGGATCGAGCTTGAACCCGAATTTGGTGGCTATCGTCACACGCCCCTTGAAGGGTGTCAGAGCCTCGCCCACGAGCTCTTCATTGATGAACGGTCCGTATACCTCCGCCGTATCGAAAAAGTCGACCCCGAGGTCAACGGACGGGCAAAGATAGAATCCAAGACAGGAAAGAGGAACAAAGTAATCGTGTCCGCATTTTGGATTTTGGCATTTTATCCTGGCAACGCCTTCTTGGTATTGTAGTGGAATGAAAAGGAATATGCAAATGGATTTGACGGGGAAAACGGGCGTGAATAAGGGAACAATGACAAATGGAACTGGAATAAGATTTATTTTAATCGAGTGGTGGACCACGATACTTGATCCTTTTATATTTTGGCTATAATATCAAAATGAGAAGTAAGATGAAATGTGTTTTTTTAAAAAAAACGTATTTATTCAATTTCTTTAATAATAATACAAAAAATATATGAACCATGATGATATAAAAAAATTAATACTAAAAGCCATTTATTCAAATGAAGAGTTGTATGATCAATTGGTATTAAAAGGCGGAAATGCACTTTCACTTGTTTATAATGTTGGAAATAGAAATTCGCTTGATTTGGATTTCTCTATTGAAAATGATTTCGATGATATGAAGAAGGTTGCAAGTTATATTCTTGGGGCTTTGACGTCATCATTTGAAAAATACGGAATTATTATATTTGATTTTAACTTTACCCGAAAACCACAAAAAACCCATGTTGATTGGTGGGGAGGTTACAGGGCCGAATTCAAGCTTATTACAAAATCTTTGGCTTTGAATTTGGATAATAAAATCGATAGGATGAGAAGGCAATCAATGCTCGTAGATATAGGTTCACAAAGACGCAGATACACGATAGAGATAAGCAAATATGAATATATTGATGAAAAAAGTAAGAAAAAAATAGATGAAGTTGAAATTTATGTTTATTCTCCCCTCTTGTTGGCTGTAGAAAAACTTCGTGCCCTTTTTCAGCAACATCCGGATTATCCTCACATATCAGAAAATACAAAAAGGAGCAGGGGCCGGGACTTATACGATATTTGGGCGATTTGTGACTATTTTTCAATTAAACTCGAAATGTATTTATCTACAGTGGAAGAAGTATTCAAGGCAAAAAAAGTCGATCTTTCTTTATTGAACAAATTAGAAGATGTGAAAGAACTTCACAGGGCTTCTTGGGAAGATGTCGGATCGTCTGTCGCCGGCGATATTAGACCATATGAATATTATTTTGAGTTTGTTAATGCGTCCGCTCTACATCTATATGCCAAGTGGGTAAAAGACACGCCATGATTCATCAAAACCGGGTTTAAATATTGAATAATCAAGATAAAACTTATACTTCAATCCCTTCTCTTTCAGCTTGTCCAATATCTCTCTTTTTGCTCCCGCCCTTTCCAGATAAAAACCAAGAGATTGATGATATGGATAACGGTAATTTAATGTATTAAAAATAGACAACAATTTTGAGGAATTTATTTCATTTACCGCTTCTTTAAAGGCCTGTGCAACCTGAAATACGCCTCCTGTATACCGAGGTCTAACCGTAATATCGATAAGAGTTCGTTCAAGACACGTTAAGGGAAGACCGGTTGTTTTATCGTTAATTACACCGGCAAGCCCCGTCGATTTTCCCGAGATTAAAATTATTTTTGTGCCATCTATCTTGAAAGTATATTTCGATTGCCTCTGGGGACGTGAAAAAGCCCTGTCGATATTTTCTTGAAGAAGAATATCCCCGGATTCCTGTTTGGAACTTTGCTCTTTATTTACATATATGACTTTAGGCTCTTGTTGAGTAAGTCCAAGCAGGTGCACGGCCGAACTATGTGAAAGGTAAGCTTTCCCCCGAAGAGAAACTGCATAATGATAGGGAGTAGGGTTGAGGGAGGGGATAGAAATCCTTTTTACATCCTGGTAATGTTCGCTTTTCAAGATTTTTATTTGAATAATACCAGACTTTTCTAAATCTCGTTTTATCTCTTTTTCTTTGATTCCCTTTATTTGAGCTTTATTAACTAATTTTCGAAACTCATCTGTCATTAAAACCGGTTTACCATTTTGGAGTAGAATTGAGGATATTTTATCAAAATTTACGGTCTCAAGCTTCATTATAGGTATATATACGTATAATGAATATAATGTGTCAATAGATATGTTTGCTTGCTATTAAATATTCATTGTAGGTATATATACCTACAATGAATATTTTTTCTGAAAAGTTTATACGGTCTTTAACTTTGGAATATAAAAATGGTATATATCTAAATACGTTAGGTATATATACCTAACGTATTTACCTTATAAAAGTATCAACCGGACAGGTTTTTCGATAAACCTCAAATTAAATGGAAAATATACCGGTTCCTATACCCGGATCCAAAACGGTTACTGCGGATCTGGTTTTCTTCCTGATACAACTAGACATGAATTGCGCAACCGGGGGTGTAGTTAGATACTGGCCGTATTGTTTTTTATGGTCTGCAAGCGAATACTCATCGCCGTTTTACTCACGTCGCACCTGCGAGCCAATTCGTCTATAGTATCAGTATCAGAATCTATAAAATCCACGAAATGGTACATATACTCATCGATGTAGTTTCGCGGCATGAGCAATTCTGCCGCGAACCTGTTCGCCTCTATCTTCACCATGTCCAGACCATCTGTGGATTTGTTGTTGCGGAAAAACGTTTTTTTATCGACATGGATACCACTCGTGGAGTGCATGATGTAATGACCCAATTAATGGGCCATGGAAAACCTCTGCCTGTGTATGTGGTGTTTTTTAATTACAATGATGGCGGGTACGAAAATGAAGGGCATGCAATAAATTTTACCTCATTTCTCAAAAGAATATAAACCTAACTGATTATATTGTTTTCACTCTTCCGGTTATTCCTGCTATTACAACGCAATATAATTAAAATTTCCACATTTTTTTCCAACCAGGGTGTAATAAATCAGGCCCGAGGACTGATTAATGTATGCACGATGAGAAATAAGCATAGTGGTAACAGTAATTTAGTATCTGAAACAGATTCACGGTACCGGCAATTCCGTACTCGCCATCCGTCACACGCCGCTCAGGGCCCTGGATCAATACGAAAAGAAAAAAGCACCGGGGCCTTCATCACAGGTAAACAGAAAAACCCTCTCGTGTGGAAGGATGACGTATGAAAAGCCTTCTCTCGCAGATGTCAGAAATATCCGCGATCGTCGCAGGTTCGAGAAATATCTCTGAGATCATGTGCAATCCGGACGGCAGGATCTGGATCGAGGAAGACGGGACGGTCACGATCACCGACCTCAGGCTCGATGCCGAAAGGATATACTCGATCATCAGGCTGCTCGCGGGCCACTACGAGCTGGTCATCA
The genomic region above belongs to Spirochaetales bacterium and contains:
- a CDS encoding ImmA/IrrE family metallo-endopeptidase encodes the protein MHSTSGIHVDKKTFFRNNKSTDGLDMVKIEANRFAAELLMPRNYIDEYMYHFVDFIDSDTDTIDELARRCDVSKTAMSIRLQTIKNNTASI
- the tadA gene encoding Flp pilus assembly complex ATPase component TadA — translated: MKSLLSQMSEISAIVAGSRNISEIMCNPDGRIWIEEDGTVTITDLRLDAERIYSIIRLLAGHYELVINKEHPELSVKLPVLQGGRFEALVPPVVSGPAFSIRIPPRTTISLDELLEK
- a CDS encoding nucleotidyl transferase AbiEii/AbiGii toxin family protein encodes the protein MNHDDIKKLILKAIYSNEELYDQLVLKGGNALSLVYNVGNRNSLDLDFSIENDFDDMKKVASYILGALTSSFEKYGIIIFDFNFTRKPQKTHVDWWGGYRAEFKLITKSLALNLDNKIDRMRRQSMLVDIGSQRRRYTIEISKYEYIDEKSKKKIDEVEIYVYSPLLLAVEKLRALFQQHPDYPHISENTKRSRGRDLYDIWAICDYFSIKLEMYLSTVEEVFKAKKVDLSLLNKLEDVKELHRASWEDVGSSVAGDIRPYEYYFEFVNASALHLYAKWVKDTP